A portion of the Rhinopithecus roxellana isolate Shanxi Qingling chromosome 19, ASM756505v1, whole genome shotgun sequence genome contains these proteins:
- the HDAC5 gene encoding histone deacetylase 5 isoform X5, with translation MNSPNESDGMSGREPSLEILPRTSLHSIPVTVEVKPVLPRAMPSSMGGGGGGSPSPVELRGALVGSVDPTLREQQLQQELLALKQQQQLQKQLLFAEFQKQHDHLTRQHEVQLQKHLKQQQEMLAAKRQQELEQQRQREQQRQEELEKQRLEQQLLILRNKEKSKESAIASTEVKLRLQEFLLSKSKEPTPGGLNHSLPQHPKCWGAHHASLDQSSPPQSGPPGTPPSYKLPLPGPYDSRDDFPLRKTASEPNLKVRSRLKQKVAERRSSPLLRRKDGTVISTFKKRAVEITGAGPGASSVCNSAPGSGPSSPNSSHSTIAENGFTGSVPNIPTEMLPQHRALPLDSSPNQFSLYTSPSLPNISLGLQATVTVTNSHLTASPKLSTQQEAERQALQSLRQGGTLTGKFMSTSSIPGCLLGVALEGDGSPHGHASLLQHVLLLEQARQQSTLIAVPLHGQSPLVTGERVATSMRTVGKLPRHRPLSRTQSSPLPQSPQALQQLVMQQQHQQFLEKQKQQQLQLGKILTKTGELPRQPTTHPEETEEELTEQQEALLGEGALTMPREGSTESESTQEDLEEEDEEEDGEEEEDCIQVKDEEGESGAEEGPDSEEPGAGYKKLFSDAQPLQPLQVYQAPLSLATVPHQALGRTQSSPAAPGGMKSPPDQPVKHLFTTGVVYDTFMLKHQCMCGNTHVHPEHAGRIQSIWSRLQETGLLSKCERIRGRKATLDEIQTVHSEYHTLLYGTSPLNRQKLDNKKLLGPISQKMYAVLPCGGIGVDSDTVWNEMHSSSAVRMAVGCLLELAFKVAAGELKNGFAIIRPPGHHAEESTAMGFCFFNSVAITAKLLQQKLNVGKVLIVDWDIHHGNGTQQAFYNDPSVLYISLHRYDNGNFFPGSGAPEEVGGGPGVGYNVNVAWTGGVDPPIGDVEYLTAFRTVVMPIAHEFSPDVVLVSAGFDAVEGHLSPLGGYSVTARCFGHLTRQLMTLAGGRVVLALEGGHDLTAICDASEACVSALLSVELQPLDEAVLQQKPNVNAVATLEKVIEIQSKHWSCVQKFAAGLGRSLREAQAGETEEAETVSAMALLSVGAEQAQAAAAREHSPRPAEEPMEQEPAL, from the exons TGGAGGTGAAGCCGGTGCTGCCAAGAGCCATGCCCAGTTccatggggggtgggggtggaggcagCCCCAGCCCTGTGGAGCTACGGGGTGCTCTGGTGGGCTCTGTGGATCCCACACTGCGGGAGCAGCAACTGCAGCAGGAGCTCCTGGCGctcaagcagcagcagcagctgcagaagCAGCTCCTGTTCGCTGAGTTCCAGAAACAGCATGACCACCTGACAAGGCAGCATGAGGTCCAGCTACAGAAGCACCTCAAG CAGCAGCAGGAGATGCTGGCAGCCAAGCGGCAGCAGGAGTTGGAGCAGCAGCGGCAGCGGGAGCAGCAGCGGCAGGAAGAGCTGGAGAAGCAGCGGCTGGAGCAGCAGCTGCTCATCCTGCGGAACAAGGAGAAGAGCAAAGAGA GTGCCATTGCCAGCACCGAGGTAAAGCTGAGGCTCCAGGAATTCCTCTTGTCGAAGTCAAAGGAGCCCACACCAGGCGGCCTCAACCATTCCCTCCCACAGCACCCCAAATGCTG gggaGCCCACCATGCTTCTTTGGACCAGAGTTCCCCTCCCCAGAGCGGCCCCCCTGGGACGCCTCCCTCCTACAAACTGCCTTTGCCTGGGCCCTACGACAGTCGAGATGACTTCCCCCTCCGCAAAACAG CCTCTGAACCCAACTTGAAAGTGCGTTCAAGGCTAAAACAGAAGGTGGCCGAGCGGAGAAGCAGTCCCCTCCTGCGTCGCAAGGATGGGACTGTTATTAGCACCTTTAAGAAAAGAGCTGTTGAGATCACAGGTGCCGGGCCTGGGG CGTCGTCCGTGTGTAACAGCGCACCCGGCTCCGGCCCCAGCTCTCCCAACAGCTCCCACAGCACCATCGCTGAGAATGGCTTTACTGGCTCAGTCCCCAACATCCCCACTGAG ATGCTCCCCCAGCACCGAGCCCTCCCTCTGGACAGCTCCCCCAACCAGTTCAGCCTCTACACGTCTCCTTCTCTGCCCAACATCTCCTTAGGGCTGCAGGCCACGGTCACTGTCACCAACTCACACCTCACT GCCTCCCCGAAGCTGTCGACACAGCAGGAGGCCGAGAGGCAGGCCCTCCAGTCCCTGCGGCAGGGTGGCACGCTGACGGGCAAGTTCATGAGCACATCCTCTATCCCTGGCTGCCTGCTGGGCGTGGCACTGGAGGGCGACGGGAGCCCCCACGGGCATGCCTCCCTGCTGCAGCATGTGCTGTTGCTGGAGCAGGCCCGGCAGCAGAGCACCCTTATTGCTG TGCCACTGCACGGGCAGTCCCCACTAGTGACGGGTGAACGTGTGGCCACCAGCATGCGGACGGTGGGCAAGCTCCCGCGGCATCGGCCCCTGAGCCGCACTCAGTCCTCACCGCTGCCGCAGAGTCCCCAGGCCCTGCAGCAGCTGGTCATGCAACAACAGCACCAGCAGTTCCTggagaagcagaagcagcagcagctacaGCTGGGCAAG ATCCTCACCAAGACAGGGGAGCTGCCCAGGCAGCCCACCACCCACCCtgaggagacagaggaggagCTGACAGAGCAGCAGGAGGCCTTGCTGGGGGAGGGAGCCCTGACCATGCCCCGGGAGGGCTCCACAGAGAGTGAGAGCACACAGGAAGacctggaggaggaggacgaggaggaggatggggaggaggaggaggattgcATCCAGGTCAAGGACGAGGAGGGCGAGAGTGGTGCTGAGGAGGGGCCCGACTCGGAGGAGCCTGGTGCTGGTTACAAAAAA CTGTTCTCAGATGCTCAGCCTCTGCAGCCGCTGCAGGTGTACCAGGCACCCCTCAGCCtggccactgtgccccaccaggCCCTGGGCCGCACCCAGTCCTCCCCTGCTGCCCCTGGGGGCATGAAGAGCCCCCCAGACCAGCCCGTCAAACACCTCTTCACCACAG GTGTGGTCTACGACACGTTCATGCTGAAGCACCAGTGCATGTGTGGGAACACACACGTGCACCCTGAGCATGCTGGCCGGATCCAGAGCATCTGGTCCCGGCTGCAGGAGACAGGCCTGCTTAGCAAGTGCGAG CGAATCCGGGGTCGCAAAGCCACGCTAGATGAGATCCAGACAGTGCACTCTGAATACCACACCCTGCTGTATGGGACCAGCCCCCTCAACCGGCAGAAGCTGGACAACAAGAAGTTGCTTG GCCCCATCAGCCAGAAGATGTATGCTGTGCTGCCTTGTGGGGGAATCGGG GTGGACAGTGACACCGTCTGGAATGAGATGCACTCCTCCAGTGCTGTGCGCATGGCGGTGGGCTGCCTGCTGGAGCTGGCCTTCAAGGTAGCTGCAGGAGAGCTCAAG AATGGATTTGCCATCATCCGGCCGCCAGGACACCATGCCGAGGAATCCACAGCCAT GGGATTCTGCTTCTTCAACTCTGTAGCCATCACTGCAAAACTCCTACAGCAGAAGTTGAACGTGGGCAAGGTCCTCATCGTGGACTGG gacattcaccatggcaatggcACCCAGCAGGCGTTCTACAACGACCCCTCTGTGCTCTACATCTCACTGCATCGCTATGACAACGGGAACTTTTTTCCAGGCTCTGGGGCTCCTGAAGAG GTTGGTGGAGGACCAGGCGTGGGGTACAATGTGAACGTGGCATGGACAGGAGGTGTGGACCCCCCCATTGGAGACGTGGAGTACCTTACAGCCTTCAG GACAGTGGTGATGCCCATTGCCCACGAGTTCTCACCTGACGTGGTCCTAGTCTCTGCTGGGTTTGATGCTGTTGAAGGACATCTGTCTCCTCTGGGTGGCTACTCTGTCACCGCCAGAT GTTTTGGCCACTTGACCAGGCAGCTGATGACCCTGGCAGGGGGCCGGGTGGTGCTGGCCCTGGAGGGAGGCCATGACTTGACCGCCATCTGTGATGCCTCTGAGGCTTGTGTTTCAGCTCTGCTCAGTGTAGAG CTGCAGCCCTTGGACGAGGCAGTCTTGCAGCAAAAGCCCAACGTCAACGCAGTGGCCACGCTAGAGAAAGTCATCGAGATCCAGA GCAAACACTGGAGCTGTGTGCAGAAGTTTGCCGCTGGTCTGGGCCGTTCCCTgcgggaggcccaggcaggtgagaCCGAGGAGGCCGAGACTGTGAGCGCCATGGCCTTGCTGTCGGTGGGGGCTGAGCAGGCCCAGGCTGCAGCAGCCCGGGAACACAGCCCCAG GCCGGCAGAGGAGCCCATGGAGCAGGAGCCTGCCCTGTGA